A region of Numida meleagris isolate 19003 breed g44 Domestic line chromosome 26, NumMel1.0, whole genome shotgun sequence DNA encodes the following proteins:
- the LOC110388413 gene encoding retinoic acid receptor alpha, whose protein sequence is MASNSSSCPTPGGGHLNGYPVTPYAFFFPHMLGGLSPPSSLPGIQHQLPVSGYSTPSPATVETQSTSSEEIVPSPPSPPPLPRIYKPCFVCQDKSSGYHYGVSACEGCKGFFRRSIQKNMVYTCHRDKNCIINKVTRNRCQYCRLQKCFEVGMSKESVRNDRNKKKKDAPKTECSESYIVTPEVEELIEKVRKAHQETFPALCQLGKYTTNNSSEQRVSLDIDLWDKFSELSTKCIIKTVEFAKQLPGFTTLTIADQITLLKAACLDILILRICTRYTPEQDTMTFSDGLTLNRTQMHNAGFGPLTDLVFAFGMPASLSSPPGLLAAPKAPYPQDELWGFLAARQEIKLP, encoded by the exons ATGGCCAgcaacagcagctcctgccccacgCCCGGGGGGGGGCACCTGAACGGTTACCCCGTCACCCCCTACGCCTTCTTCTTCCCCCACATGTTGGGGGGGCTCTCCCCGCCCAGCTCGCTGCCCGGCATCCAGCACCAGCTGCCCGTCAGCGGCTACAGCACGCCCTCACCTGCCA CCGTGGAGACGCAGAGCACCAGCTCGGAGGAGATCGTGCCCAGCCCGCCctcgccgccgccgctgccgcgCATCTACAAGCCGTGCTTCGTCTGCCAGGACAAGTCCTCGGGGTACCACTACGGCGTCAGCGCCTGCGAGGGCTGCAAG GGCTTCTTCCGCCGCAGCATCCAGAAGAACATGGTGTACACGTGCCACCGGGACAAGAACTGCATCATCAACAAGGTGACGCGCAACCGCTGCCAGTACTGCCGCCTGCAGAAGTGCTTCGAGGTCGGGATGTCCAAGGAGT CCGTCCGCAACGACCGCAACAAGAAGAAGAAGGACGCGCCGAAGACGGAGTGCTCGGAGAGCTACATCGTCACCCCCGAGGTGGAGGAGCTGATCGAGAAGGTGCGCAAAGCTCACCAGGAGACGTTCCCCGCGCTGTGCCAGCTCGGCAAGTACACCACG AACAACAGCTCGGAGCAGCGCGTGTCGCTGGACATCGACCTGTGGGACAAGTTCAGCGAGCTGTCCACCAAATGCATCATCAAGACGGTGGAGTTCGCCAAGCAGCTGCCCGGCTTCACCACGCTCACCATCGCCGACCAGATCACGCTGCTCAAAGCCGCCTGCCtggacatcctg ATCTTGCGGATCTGCACGCGCTACACCCCCGAGCAGGACACCATGACGTTCTCGGACGGGCTGACACTGAACCGCACGCAGATGCACAACGCCGGCTTCGGGCCGCTCACCGACCTCGTGTTCGCCTTC GGGATGCCGGCCTCACTCAGTTCACCtccagggctgctggcagcccccaAGGCCCCGTACCCCCAGGATGAGCTCTGGGGCTTCTTGGCAGCTAGACAGGAGATAAAACTGCCATGA
- the RARA gene encoding retinoic acid receptor alpha, translating into MFPKMLMKITDLRSISAKGAERVITLKMEIPGSMPPLIQEMLENSEGMDTLGGQPGSPRTGGLGPPPGSCSPSLSPSSTRSSPATHSP; encoded by the exons ATGTTCCCCAAAATGCTGATGAAGATCACAGATCTCCGCAGCATCAGCGCCAAGG GCGCCGAGCGGGTGATCACGCTGAAGATGGAGATCCCGGGCTCGATGCCGCCGCTCATCCAGGAGATGCTGGAGAACTCGGAGGGCATGGACACGCTGGGGGGGCAGCCGGGCAGCCCCCGCACAGGAGGTTTGGGGCCCCCCccgggcagctgcagccccagcctctcGCCGAGCTCCACGCGCAGCAGCCCGGCCACGCACTCGCCGTGA
- the GJD3 gene encoding gap junction delta-3 protein, whose translation MGEWGFLSSLLDAVQEHSPMVGRCWLLLMLLFRVLVLATVGGDVFEDEQEEFACNTRQPGCKPACYDAAFPLSHYRFLVFHVLALSAPAALFLVFAAHQAAKAELPAEPRARRLRRFYAGSVAVRSAAELGFLLGQPLLYGFRVPPLFVCRRRPCPHRVDCFVSRPTEKTVLIRFYFAVGLASALLSLAELGHLLRKSRAPPERTPGPGGAIPRPRPPARAALDV comes from the coding sequence ATGGGCGAGTGGGGCTTCCTGAGCTCGCTGCTGGACGCGGTGCAGGAGCACTCGCCCATGGTGGGccgctgctggctgctgctgatgctgctctTCCGCGTGCTGGTGCTGGCCACGGTGGGCGGCGACGTCTTCGAGGACGAGCAGGAGGAGTTCGCGTGCAACACGCGGCAGCCGGGCTGCAAACCGGCGTGCTACGACGCGGCCTTCCCGCTCTCCCATTACCGCTTCCTCGTCTTCCACGTGCTCGCGCTCTCGGCGCCCGCCGCGCTCTTCCTCGTCTTCGCCGCGCACCAAGCGGCCAAAGCGGAGCTGCCCGCGGAGCCCCGCGCCCGACGGCTGCGGCGATTCTACGCGGGGAGCGTGGCGGTGCGGAGCGCGGCCGAGCTGGGCTTCCTGCTGGGGCAGCCGCTGCTCTACGGCTTCCGCGTGCCGCCGCTCTTCGTCTGCCGCCGCCGGCCGTGCCCGCACCGCGTCGACTGCTTCGTGTCCCGCCCCACCGAGAAGACCGTCCTCATCCGCTTCTACTTCGCCGTGGGGCTGGCGTCCGCGCTGCTCAGCCTGGCCGAGCTCGGCCACCTCCTGCGCAAGAGCCGCGCTCCCCCCGAGCGGACCCCCGGCCCCGGGGGGGCGATACCGCGGCCCCGGCCCCCAGCGCGGGCGGCCCTGGATGTGTGA